The window TCGACGTTTACCGCGAAAAGCTCGCCCCGACACGCGACATCGTCGCTTTCTTCGCCTTCATCTCCTTCTTCCCGCAGCTGGTGGCCGGCCCCATCGAACGGGCCACGAACCTGCTGCCGCAGTTCCTGAGGCCGCGGACGTTCGACACGGCGCAGGCCGTGGACGGACTGCGGCAGGCATTGTGGGGATTCTTCAAAAAGATCGTCGTGGCGGACAACTGCGCCATCCTCGCCAACGGCATCTTCGACAACTACGAAAACCTTTCGGGAGGAGCCCTCGTCATCGGCGCCGTGGCCTTCTCGTTCCAGATCTACGGCGATTTCTCGGGCTACTCGGACATCGCCATCGGCATCTCGCGGCTGTTCGGGTTCAGCCTCATGCGCAATTTCAACTACCCCTATTTCTCGCGCGACATCGCCGAATTCTGGCGCCGCTGGCACATCTCGCTCACCACGTGGTTCCGCGACTACATCTACATCCCGCTGGGCGGCAGCCGGGGTTCGAAATGGATGGTGTTCCGCAACACGCTGGTCATCTTCCTCGTCAGCGGGTTCTGGCACGGCGCGAACTGGACATTCATCGCCTGGGGCGCCTACCACGCGCTGCTGTTCCTGCCGCTGATCCTCTCGGGGCGCAACCGCCGGTACACCGGGGAGATCGCCGCGGGACGCACCCTGCCGACGGCACGGGAGGCCCTGCAAATCGCATCGACCTTCGCGCTGGCGGCCGTGGGATGGATCATCTTCCGCGCCGAAACCATCGGCGACGCCTGGCGCTACGTGCGGAGAATCTTCTCGCCGGCGATACTCGACCGCGTGGCGCTCGGCGGCAGCTACGA of the Alistipes senegalensis JC50 genome contains:
- a CDS encoding MBOAT family O-acyltransferase, which translates into the protein MLFNSFEFALFLPVVFLLYWFVFNRSLRAQNLFVVGASYLFYGWWDWRFLLLIAFTSLCSYASGLLIGRFRKRRGGERWSRAVNAGNILLNLTILGVFKYYDFFAASFAELFGIADYDSLLLRIILPVGISFYTFQALSYSIDVYREKLAPTRDIVAFFAFISFFPQLVAGPIERATNLLPQFLRPRTFDTAQAVDGLRQALWGFFKKIVVADNCAILANGIFDNYENLSGGALVIGAVAFSFQIYGDFSGYSDIAIGISRLFGFSLMRNFNYPYFSRDIAEFWRRWHISLTTWFRDYIYIPLGGSRGSKWMVFRNTLVIFLVSGFWHGANWTFIAWGAYHALLFLPLILSGRNRRYTGEIAAGRTLPTAREALQIASTFALAAVGWIIFRAETIGDAWRYVRRIFSPAILDRVALGGSYESPGIHAAVGVAILLAVEWSQRTRQHGLQLTGRAHINRRSVRYAIYYLLILGIYVMHAQQQTFIYFQF